A stretch of the Arachis stenosperma cultivar V10309 chromosome 6, arast.V10309.gnm1.PFL2, whole genome shotgun sequence genome encodes the following:
- the LOC130936035 gene encoding ABC transporter C family member 8-like — MLKKCSYEGTIFTVLTTLRIMSKLVRMIPEALSILIQVVVYFDRLNTFLLAEELGNNKIARSVKQSSVGDNNAVEIEGGNFTWGSRPPAEMNLVDWFKGMVTSCRSDELVKQINTFF, encoded by the exons ATGCTCAAGAAGTGTTCCTATGAAG GGACAATTTTCACAGTTCTTACAACATTGAGGATCATGTCAAAACTAGTTAGGATGATCCCTGAGGCTCTCTCTATTCTTATCCAAGTTGTGGTATATTTCGATCGGCTCAATACCTTTTTGCTTGCTGAAGAGTTAGGCAATAATAAAATTGCAAGGAGTGTTAAGCAAAGTTCAGTTGGTGACAACAATGCTGTAGAAATTGAAGGTGGAAACTTTACTTGGGGTTCCAGACCACCTGCAGAG ATGAACTTGGTTGACTGGTTTAAGGGAATGGTAACAAGTTGTCGCAGCGATGAGCTAGTCAAGCAGATAAATACATTTTTCTAG